The Tautonia plasticadhaerens nucleotide sequence GGTGGCCGTGGGCGACGGCGTGGGTGATCGCCATCATGACGGCGGCGGGGGTGCCGTGGCCGCTGACGTCGGCGATGAGCAGGCCCCACTTGCCGTCGGAGAGCTCGAAGAAGTCGTAGTAGTCGCCGCCGGCCCACTGGGAGGTCTGGTAGTGGGCGGCGACGCTGAGGTGCGGGATGTCGGGGAGGATCTTCGGCAGCAGGGAGCGCTGGATCTCGGCCACCCGGTTCAACTCGCGGTCGACGGTGGCGTAGGCCCGCTCCAGCTCCTGCCGGAGGACGAGGTTGGCGGTGGCCCGGCCGAAGAGGTTGCTCATCCAGACGCGTTCGGGCAGGGTCTCGGGGTCGAAGGCGTCGGGGTCGGCGCGGAGGGCGAGGACGAGGTTGAGCCCCTGGCCCTGGTCGTAGTTCGGCAGGGCCATGAGCGACCGCATGCCGTCGAGGTAGGGGAAGGCGGGGTCGTCCGGGGAGATACGGAGGTCGTTGACGATCCGGGGCTCGTCGGCGTAGATCAGCTCGGCGAGCAGGCCGCCCTCCAAAATCGGCAGGCGGTCCTTCTGGGTCCAGGGGTTGATCGGGTCGTCCCAGCCGGAATAGCGGGTGACCCGGAACCTCGGGAAATCCAGGCCCCGTCGGCTGAGGGAGAGGCGGCGGTCGGAATGGAGCAGGCTGGCCATCTTCTCGCCGTAGGTGCGGACGATCGCCTCCGGGTCGCTCTGGAGGCTCATCTCGCGCATCATGGAGACGACGACGTCGAGCCGCTGGTGCCAGTCTCCGGCGGTCGCATCGAACAGCGCCTGGGTGCGAAGCATGACGGGAACGGCCCCTCCGGGTTGCCCTGAACCCCCGGCCGGGATGCTGACCGGGGCGCTCGGCGTTTATTGTAGGGGGGGACGCGTCCGGGTCGAGGGGTCCGGCCGATCGCCCGGCCCCCTGGCGATCGCGACGGAGCGACCGACGATGAGCCTGAGACGACGGATCCTCGGCCCGGCGGTCGCCCTGGCGATCGCCGTCGGCCTCGGCCTGGCGACGGTCCTGGGGCTCGGGGACGGCCTGGGGTCCCGCCCCCCGGGGGCCCCCCCGGGGCCTGGGGAGGTGGCCGAGCCCTCCTGGGAGGCGATCGTCGAGGCGACCCAGGCCCAGCAGTGGCCGAGGGTCGAGGCGCTGCTGCGGGACTGGGTCGACCGCCGGGAGGACGACGGCAAGGCCCGGATCATGCTCGGCCAGATGCTCGTCTCCACCGACCGCCGGTCCGAGGGGGCCCGGGTGCTGGCGGGCGTGGGGGCCGACGACCCCTCCTATGCCGACGCCCGGACCCAGCTCGGGGAACTCGCCCTCTCCCTCGGCGACGCCCCTCGGGCCGAGGTCGCCTTCCGCCAGGCCGCCGAGGCCGATCCGAAGGCCGTCGCCCCTCGGGGGCGCCTGATCTACCTGCTCGGCCTCCAGCTGCGGTCGGCCGAGGCCCGGGACGTCCTCTGGCAGCTCCACGAGGCCACCGGGGACGCCCGGATGCTCGTCGACCTGATCCTGGATGCCGCCAAGTCGGAGGTCGACGTCCGGGGCATCTCTCCCGAGATCGGGCAGTTCCTGGACGGGTCGCCCGACGACGCCTTCCTCCGGCGTGCCTACGGCCTCTCGCTGCACTGGAAGGGAGAGTTCTCGGCGGCCTTGCCGCACCTGGAGGCCGCGGCGTCGGGCCTGGTCGACGACCCGATCGGCCGGCTCGCCCTGGCCGAATGCCGGGCGCAGCTCGGCCTGCCGGTCGAACTGCCGGGGGCGATGGGGACCATCCCCGATCCCCCGGCCGACGCCTCCCGATGGTGGGTCTCCCTCGGCCAGCTCCAGCAGGCCGAGGGCCGCCCCGGAGACGCCTTGGAGAGCTTCCGACGCGCCGTCGCGTTGAACCCCGAGTCGCCCGAGGCCCACCACCGGCTCTCCCAGGAGCTCTCGAGGTCGGGGGACGACGTCGGGGCCGCCGAGCACTCCCGACGGGCCGAGGAGCTGCGAAGGCGCTGGGTCGTCCTCCGCCGCAACTTCACCGACCTGCGCAGCTTCGGCTTCGAGGAGGACGCCGAGTTGCTGGCCCGGCTGGGGGACCAGTGCCGGGACGCCTCGCTCCTGGCCGAGGCCCGCGCCTGGTACGAGCACGCGATCGGGCGCGACCCGGGCTCGCCCGCCGCCTCCCGGCTCGCCGCCCTTGCCGGCCGCACCGACCCGTTCCCGGTCGCCCGGTCCCGGCCCCGTCGGGTCGCCGGCCCCGCCGGGGCCGATCGCGACCGGACGCCCGGGCCCGGGCCGGACGCCCCGCCCACGGCCCGCTTCGAGGACGTCGCCGCCTCGGCGGGGATCGCCTACCAATACGACCACGGGCCCCGCGACGAGATTTATCTGGCCGACACGATGGGAGGCGGCGTGGGCCTGCTCGACTTCGACGGCGACGGCCGGCTCGACCTCTATTTCGTCAACGGCTGCCCGATGCCCTACGACCGGGACGACCCGCCGGCCCCGAACCGGCTCTACCGGAACCTCGGCGCCTGGCGGTTCGAGGACGTGACCGAGTCGGCCGGCGTCGGCGGCCACGGCTACGGGATGGGCTGCGCCGTGGCGGACTACGACGACGATGGGCATGAGGACCTGTTCATCACGGGGCTCGACCGCACCGTCCTCTACCGCAACAACGGCGACGGCACCTTCGAGGACGTGACCGAGTCCGCCGGCGTGGCGTCCGACCGCTGGACCACGGCCGCCGGCTTCGGCGACTTCGACCGCGACGGCGACCTCGACCTGTTCGTCGTCACCTACGTCGAGGACGACTCCGACGCCCCCCGGCCCTGCCGAGACCACGCCGGCCGGCCGGTCCACTGCTCCCCCGCCCACTCCCCGGCGCAGCAGGATCTCCTCTTCCGCAACGAGGGGGACGGCACCTTCGCCGACGCGTCGGTCGGGGCGGGCATCGAGGCCCCCGCCGGCCGGGGGCTCGGCCTGGCGATCGCCGACTTCGACGGCGACTCGCTCCTGGATGCGTACGTCGCCAACGACGCCAGCCCCGACTTCCTCTTCCGGAACCTCGGCGGGCTGCGGTTCGAGGAGGTCGGCGCCGCCTCGGGCCTGGCGCTCGACGGCTCCGGCCACGCCACCGCGAGCATGGGGGTGGTGGCCGACGACCTCGTCGCCGACGGCCTGATCGACCTGCTGCACACCAACTTCCTGAACGAGGCGAACACCCTGCACCGCAACCTCGGCGGCGGGCAATTCGCCGACGCCACCCTCTCCGGCGGCCTGGCCGCCCCGAGCCTCTCGACCACCGGCTTCGGGACCGCGGCGGTCGACGCGGACAACGACGGCACGCTCGACCTGTTCGTCGCCAACGGCCACGTCGACGACCAGCCCTGGGTCAACAGCCCGATGCCCCAGCCGCCGCAACTGTTCCTCGGGCGGGGGGGCGGCCGGTTTACCCTGGCCGACGCGGACGCCTTCCCATACCTGTCCCGCCGCGTCGTCGGCCGGGGGCTGGCGAGCGGGGACCTGGACGACGACGGCCGGGCAGATCTGGTGGTCGTGCACCGCGGCTCGCCGGCCGCGGTGTTGCGAAATGTCACCGAGGGGGGGCACTGGCTGGGCCTCCGGCTGATCGGCACCCGATCGCCCAGGACCCCGGTCGGTGCCCGGGTCGAGGTCGAGGCCGGGGGCCTCCGAATCGTCCGCTGGCTGACCTCGGGGACGGGCTACCTCTCGGCGCACGACAACCGGCTCTGGCTCGGCCTCGGCGCGGCGGAGGCGGTCGATCGGCTGGAAATTCACTGGCCTTCCGGGCTCCGGCAGTCGATCGCCGGCCTGGCCGCCGACCGCCGTTACGAACTCCGGGAGGGGGGGGAGCCTAGCCCGATGATCCCCCCCCCGACCCGATGAATCCCGGCTGGCGCCAAGGGGTATCCCATGCAATCTTCCGGAGAATTCACTTGACCCGATCCCTTGCACGATTTAATGAAGTGTAGGAGACTCGATGGAGTGCCCCGATCGGCTCCTGTCCCTTCGGCATTCCTCGAAGCGTCCACGGTCATCGAATCGGGGCCATCCCGGCCCGAACCATCGCCTAGTCATCCTGGGCGACCGCTCTGAGGGCACCCTCGACGGAACCCGAACGGCCGGCCCTCAACTCGGCGGCCCCGCGGCAGGATGTGGCCGCTCCCGACGACACCATGGAACTCGGCCTCCCGTGCCGCGAAGACGCGGTCCGGGCCGATTGTGACGCACCTGAGCCTCGGAGTCCCCTCGTCCCATGTGCTTTCTCCGATTGCGAATCAGCCTGACGGCCGCCGCCCTCCTGGCCGCCCTCGTCACCCTGCCCGGCTGCGGCAGCGGCGGGGGCGGCGACGGCGAATTCGGCCAGGAGTTCGAGAAGCCGGCCGACTTCGAGAAGGGCGGCGACGCGCAGATCGAGGCGGAAGAGCCGTTCAAGCGGGACAAGTCCTGATCGACGGCCGATCTCGGCCTGATCAGGCCGCCCCGCGTGGTCCCGGGCCCGGCCCCAGAGCACATCACGCCCTTTTCCACCATTCCATCCAGGGAGACCCCATTCCATGGCACCGATACGCCGCTCGATCACCCGTGGATTCACGCTGATCGAGTTACTCGTGGTCATCGCCATCATCGGCGTCCTGATCGCCCTGCTGCTGCCCGCCGTGCAGTCGGCCCGCGAGGCCGCCCGGCGCGCCCAGTGCACCAACAACCTCAAGCAACTCGCCCTGGCGATGATGAATTACGAGAGCTCCAACGGGAGCTTCCCGATGGGCGACTCGTACGTGCTGGGCAACGCCGCGTCCGGCGGCGGCTGGATCCGCCAGAACTTCGGCCCGTTCGTCGGCATGTCGCAGTACTACGAGCAGGGCAACCTCTACAACACGCTCAACACGAGCGTGATGATCTACCTGGCCGAGAACTCCACCACCAACGGCATCGGCATCGCGACGCTCTGGTGCCCGAGCGACTCGGCCTCCGAGTTCCAGCTCGCCCCCGGGGTCTACGACGAGGGCTCCGACAACACCGGCTGGGACGGGGCGCTGATCCCGATGCGCTACAGCAGCTACGCCGGCAACTCGGGCGTGCTCTACTACCACGCCCCGAGGCTGGGCGGCAACCCGGGCCTCTACGGCCGCAACACGGGCATCTTCCAGCACGCGGGCCGGCCGCCCGGCCGCAGCTCCAGCGAGCCCACCGGCAAGGTGATCCGGCTCGCCGACATCCGGGACGGCACCTCGAATACGATCGTGATGGGAGACGTGAACTATGGGAAGCTCGCAGATGGCCTAACGGCCCTGGGCGAATCGCCCTACGGCTCGAAGTGGTGGACCTCGGGGCTGATCGGCGACACCACCTACGCGGCGATCTTCCCGCCGAACTTCTTCCGCACGATGGCGGATGCCCTGACCCTCGACCCGTACTTCCCCGAGAATCAACCCCAGAGCAACTTCGGCGCGACCGCCAACAGCTTCCACCCCGGGGGGGCGAACTTCGCCTTCTGCGACGGCTCGGTCCGCTTCGTCAAGGACACCATCAACTCCTGGAACCCCTTCCTGATCGATTACATCGACCGGGGGGTGGCCTACAACAACGACGGGCCCCTGCCGCCGCACGGCGTCTATCAGGCGCTGCACACCCGCGCCAGCGGCGAGGTCGTCAGCGCCGACCAGTATTGAGCGCCCGGATCCCGGCCGGATCGCCGGCCGCGGCCCATCCGGGCCGCGGCCGGCGGCCGGCCCCGAGCCGACCCCGAGCCCGCCTTGGACCGGCGACCGAGGACCGACGATGCGACGGCGATGGGCCTGGGTGGCCGCCCTCCTGGTTGTCCTCGGCCTGGGATCGGCCCTCTGGATCGACCGGGAGGCGCGGCTCCGCCGCTTCGGGGGCGGGCTGGAGGAGGCCCGCTCCGCCCTGCTCGACGGCCGACACGCCACGGCCCGGCGCCGGCTCGCCGACCTCGTCGATCGGCGGCCCGGCCACGGCGAGGCGCTCTACCTGCTCGGCCTCTGCGAGCAGCTGCTCGGCCATCCCGATCGGGCCGAGGCCGCCTGGGCCCGCATCCCCGGGGGGACTCCCGAAGCCGGCCTGGCGCTGCTGCACTGGGCCGACGTCGAGCAGGAGCGGGGCCGGTTGGCGGCCGCCGAGGACCGCCTGCGCGCCGCCCTGGGGATCCCCGGGGCGCATCGGCCGATGGCCCGCTGGTCGCTCGTACTGCTGCTGCGGCATGAGGGCCGGTTCGACGAGGCCCGGGTCGTCTTCCGCCGGGGGCTCGCCGAGCACCCCGAGCCGGTCGAGGCGATGAAGATCCTCTACAAGCTCGACACCGACCCCTTCCCCGTCGAGACCGCCCGGCGCGACCTGGAGATCGCCCACCGCCTGGCCCCCGAGGACGACCGCGCCTGGCTCGGCCTGGCCCACCTCGCCACCCGGTCCGGCCGGTTCGACGAGGCGGAGGGCTGGCTCGACCGCTGCCTCGGGCGCCGTCCGGGGGACCCCGCCGTCTGGCGGGCCCGGCTCGACTGGGCCCTCGCCGCCGGGCGCACCGGGGACGCCTCCGAGGCCCTCGCACACCTGCCCGCCGGGACCGACGCCGAGGCCGACGCGCTGCGGTTCGAGGCCTGGTTCGCCCGGCAGGACGGCGACCGCGAGGCCGAGCGACTCGCCCTGGAGGCGCTCGACCGGATCGACCCGAGCCGGCCCGAGGTGATCGACCGCCTCGCCGCGATCGCCGCCGAGGAGGGCCGCACCGAGGCCGCCGCCGGCTACCGGGCCGTCCGCACCCGGCTGGAGGAGGACCGGGACGCCTACGTCGACCTGCTCCTCGCCGGCGACCTGGTCGCCCGGTCCCGCGAGCTGTCCCGCCAGGCGGCCGCCCTCGGCCGGCGCTTCGACGCCCTCGCCTGGGCCGCCCTGGCCGACGGCGCCGTGGACGAGGCCGAGGTCCCCTCGGCGCCCGAGGCGGACGTCGGGGGGGCGTCCCTGGCCGACCTGATCCCCGAGTTCGCCCCCCGGCCGGGGTCGGCGGGCCGAGGGGCGTCGGCGGAGGGGAGAGGAGAGGGCAAGCGGGTCCTCGTCCCCCGGTTCGAGGACGACTCGGCCCGGGCCGGGCTGGACTTCGTGCACGACCGGGGCCACGTCGACGGCCGCCTCATCCTCCCCGAGACCGGCGCCGGCGGGGTGGGCCTGCTCGACTTCGACGGCGACGGCCGGCTCGACCTCTATGCCGTCCAGGCCGGCACCTTCCCCCCGGCGCCCGGGGCGCCGAACGCCGATCGCCTCTATCGCAATCGCGGCGACGGCACGTTCGAAGACGTCTCGACATGCTCTGGCATCGCCTCGATGCCCGGCGGCTACGGCCACGGGGTCGCGGTGGGGGACGTCGACGACGACGGCGACCCGGACCTGCTCGTCACCCGGTGGCGGTCGTACGCGCTCTATCGGAACGAGGGGGACGGCACCTTCGCCGACGCCACCGAGGAGGCCGGGCTGGGGGGGGACCGGGGCTGGCCGACCTCGGCCGCCTTCGCCGACCTGGACGACGACGGCGACCTGGACCTCTACGTCTGCCAATACCTGGAGTGGGACGAGCACGGCGACCGCACCTGCCTCGACCCCGACGACCCGACGAACTACGCCTGCAACCCCCGGGACTTCCCCGCCCTGCCCGACCGGGTCTTCCGCAACGACGGGGGCCGGTTCGTCGACGTGACCGAGGAGGCCGGGTTCGTCGACCCGGACGGCCGGGGCCTGGGGGTCGTCGCGGCCGACGTGGACGGGGACCGGCGGGTCGACCTCTTCGTCGCCAACGACATGACGCCCGACTACCTGTTCCTGAATCGGGGCGGCTTCCGATTCGAGGAGGTGGGGGCCGTGGCCGGGGTGGCCGCCAACGCCCAGGGGAACTACCAGGCCGGCATGGGGACCGCCTGCGGCGACCTCGACGGCGACGGCCGGCTCGACCTGCTGGTCACCAACTACTTCGAAGAGTCGACCTCGTTCTTCCGCAACCTCGGCGGCGGCTACTTCGCCGACCAGTCGGCCGAGGTGAACCTGGAGGCCCCGACCCGGGAGCTGCTCGGCTTCGGCCTGGCGCTGCTCGACGCGAACCTCGACGGCCGGCTCGACGTGCTCAGCGCCAACGGCCACGTCCACGACGGCCGCCCCCGATACCCCTACGCGATGCCCGCCCACCTGCTGCTGGGGGGCCCCGACGGCCGCCTGGTCGACCCCGGCGCCTCGGCCGGCCCGCCCTTCTCGGTGCCGCACCTCGGCCGGGGGCTGGCCGTCGGCGACCTGGACGACGACGGCCGGCCCGACGCCGTCCTCCAGGCCCAGGACGGGCCGCTCGTGTACCTGCACAACCGCACCGAGGATCCGGGCCGCTTCCTCGTCCTCCGGCTCGAAGGGACGGAGTCGAATCGGGACGCCGTCGGCGCGATCGTGACGGTCGAGGCCGGGGGTCGTCGCCTCGTCGCCTCCCGGAACGGCGGGGGCAGCTACCAGTCGGCCGGCGACCCCCGGCTGCACTTCGGCCTCGGGGACGCGAGCGAGGTCGACGCGGTCGAGGTCGACGCGGTCGAGGTCCGTTGGCCCTCCGGGCGGGTCGACCGCCACCTCGATCTCGACGCCGACGCCGCGTACCTGCTCCGGGAGGGCTCGGCGGCCCCCCTGCCCCTCCCCGGCTTCCCGAGGGCCGACGCCCCGGAGGTCGCCTCCGGCGGATGAGGCCCCGGCCGACGGTCGCATCCAGGCCGGATGCCGGGGGTCGGGTGGCGCTCGGGGAGGGCTCGACCCCTCCCCGAGAGACGGCGTCGGGCCGACCCCCGCATCGACCGTCGCTCATGACTCGACGCCCGATGGTGGCCCCCTGGTCCACCATCTTGCATCCGACATCCATCAATCACCCCCCCGCCTCGGGGGACCAACGCGGAGTCAACGCCCGATGAGCTCGATGGCAGGGACCGGCCGGATCGCCTCGATGGACCAGTTCCGGGGCTACACGGTGGCCGGGATGTTCGTGGTGAACTTCCTCGGGGGGATCGCGGCGGTCCACTCGGTGCTGAAGCACAACAACACGTACTTCAGCTATGCCGATTCGATCATGCCGAGCTTCCTGTTCGCCTGCGGCTTCTCCTACCGGCTGAGCCTCCTGCGGCGGATCGACCAGGTGGGTCCGGCGGCGGCCTACCGGCGGGTCGCGACGAGGAGCCTGGGGCTGGTCCTCGTCTCGCTCGTCGTCTTCGGCGTGGGGGGCGGGTTCGACTCGTGGTCGGAGATGACCGGGCGGGGCGTCCTGCGGTTCGTCGCCGAGCTGGTCAAGGCGGACGCGTGGGAGGTGCTGGCGATCATCGGCGTCTGCCAGGTGCTGATCATGCCGTTCGTCGCGCGGTCGGCCGGGGTGCGGTTCGCGGCGATGGTCGGCCTGTCGGCCCTGCACTTCGGCCTGTCTTATCTGTTCAATTACGACTTCGTCTCGGGCAAGCCGAACTGGATGGACGACCTCTGGGGCACGACCGGCCGCCGGGCCTGGGACGGCGGGTTCTTCGGGCTGCTGCACTGGTCGGTGCCGATGCTCGCCGGCACGCTCGCCCACGACGTGATGGTGGCCCCCGGCCGCTCGCCGGGCCCGGCCTCGGCCCGGCTGATCGGCTGGGGGACGCTGGCGATGGTGCTCGCCTACGGGCTCTCTTGCTTCAGCACCCTCTACGGCCCGGAGGACCGCCGGACCGACGGATTGGGCCGGCCGGAAGACATCGCCGCCTCACCGGTGATCCCGCCGCTGTCCCGCATCGCCGACCGGGAGCCCTCGGAGTTGCTGGCGA carries:
- a CDS encoding heparan-alpha-glucosaminide N-acetyltransferase domain-containing protein; this encodes MSSMAGTGRIASMDQFRGYTVAGMFVVNFLGGIAAVHSVLKHNNTYFSYADSIMPSFLFACGFSYRLSLLRRIDQVGPAAAYRRVATRSLGLVLVSLVVFGVGGGFDSWSEMTGRGVLRFVAELVKADAWEVLAIIGVCQVLIMPFVARSAGVRFAAMVGLSALHFGLSYLFNYDFVSGKPNWMDDLWGTTGRRAWDGGFFGLLHWSVPMLAGTLAHDVMVAPGRSPGPASARLIGWGTLAMVLAYGLSCFSTLYGPEDRRTDGLGRPEDIAASPVIPPLSRIADREPSELLATAPLVEPEVIAANYWMMDKRIVTIPFIWFSTGFALALYALFVLACDRLGLSIELFRLLGMNPLAAYVIHHAVEGTVHSVVPGDSPLWWALAGLLIFFAITVTFVRFLDRQKIYLRL
- a CDS encoding FG-GAP-like repeat-containing protein; protein product: MRRRWAWVAALLVVLGLGSALWIDREARLRRFGGGLEEARSALLDGRHATARRRLADLVDRRPGHGEALYLLGLCEQLLGHPDRAEAAWARIPGGTPEAGLALLHWADVEQERGRLAAAEDRLRAALGIPGAHRPMARWSLVLLLRHEGRFDEARVVFRRGLAEHPEPVEAMKILYKLDTDPFPVETARRDLEIAHRLAPEDDRAWLGLAHLATRSGRFDEAEGWLDRCLGRRPGDPAVWRARLDWALAAGRTGDASEALAHLPAGTDAEADALRFEAWFARQDGDREAERLALEALDRIDPSRPEVIDRLAAIAAEEGRTEAAAGYRAVRTRLEEDRDAYVDLLLAGDLVARSRELSRQAAALGRRFDALAWAALADGAVDEAEVPSAPEADVGGASLADLIPEFAPRPGSAGRGASAEGRGEGKRVLVPRFEDDSARAGLDFVHDRGHVDGRLILPETGAGGVGLLDFDGDGRLDLYAVQAGTFPPAPGAPNADRLYRNRGDGTFEDVSTCSGIASMPGGYGHGVAVGDVDDDGDPDLLVTRWRSYALYRNEGDGTFADATEEAGLGGDRGWPTSAAFADLDDDGDLDLYVCQYLEWDEHGDRTCLDPDDPTNYACNPRDFPALPDRVFRNDGGRFVDVTEEAGFVDPDGRGLGVVAADVDGDRRVDLFVANDMTPDYLFLNRGGFRFEEVGAVAGVAANAQGNYQAGMGTACGDLDGDGRLDLLVTNYFEESTSFFRNLGGGYFADQSAEVNLEAPTRELLGFGLALLDANLDGRLDVLSANGHVHDGRPRYPYAMPAHLLLGGPDGRLVDPGASAGPPFSVPHLGRGLAVGDLDDDGRPDAVLQAQDGPLVYLHNRTEDPGRFLVLRLEGTESNRDAVGAIVTVEAGGRRLVASRNGGGSYQSAGDPRLHFGLGDASEVDAVEVDAVEVRWPSGRVDRHLDLDADAAYLLREGSAAPLPLPGFPRADAPEVASGG
- a CDS encoding DUF1559 domain-containing protein, producing the protein MAPIRRSITRGFTLIELLVVIAIIGVLIALLLPAVQSAREAARRAQCTNNLKQLALAMMNYESSNGSFPMGDSYVLGNAASGGGWIRQNFGPFVGMSQYYEQGNLYNTLNTSVMIYLAENSTTNGIGIATLWCPSDSASEFQLAPGVYDEGSDNTGWDGALIPMRYSSYAGNSGVLYYHAPRLGGNPGLYGRNTGIFQHAGRPPGRSSSEPTGKVIRLADIRDGTSNTIVMGDVNYGKLADGLTALGESPYGSKWWTSGLIGDTTYAAIFPPNFFRTMADALTLDPYFPENQPQSNFGATANSFHPGGANFAFCDGSVRFVKDTINSWNPFLIDYIDRGVAYNNDGPLPPHGVYQALHTRASGEVVSADQY
- a CDS encoding FG-GAP-like repeat-containing protein; amino-acid sequence: MSLRRRILGPAVALAIAVGLGLATVLGLGDGLGSRPPGAPPGPGEVAEPSWEAIVEATQAQQWPRVEALLRDWVDRREDDGKARIMLGQMLVSTDRRSEGARVLAGVGADDPSYADARTQLGELALSLGDAPRAEVAFRQAAEADPKAVAPRGRLIYLLGLQLRSAEARDVLWQLHEATGDARMLVDLILDAAKSEVDVRGISPEIGQFLDGSPDDAFLRRAYGLSLHWKGEFSAALPHLEAAASGLVDDPIGRLALAECRAQLGLPVELPGAMGTIPDPPADASRWWVSLGQLQQAEGRPGDALESFRRAVALNPESPEAHHRLSQELSRSGDDVGAAEHSRRAEELRRRWVVLRRNFTDLRSFGFEEDAELLARLGDQCRDASLLAEARAWYEHAIGRDPGSPAASRLAALAGRTDPFPVARSRPRRVAGPAGADRDRTPGPGPDAPPTARFEDVAASAGIAYQYDHGPRDEIYLADTMGGGVGLLDFDGDGRLDLYFVNGCPMPYDRDDPPAPNRLYRNLGAWRFEDVTESAGVGGHGYGMGCAVADYDDDGHEDLFITGLDRTVLYRNNGDGTFEDVTESAGVASDRWTTAAGFGDFDRDGDLDLFVVTYVEDDSDAPRPCRDHAGRPVHCSPAHSPAQQDLLFRNEGDGTFADASVGAGIEAPAGRGLGLAIADFDGDSLLDAYVANDASPDFLFRNLGGLRFEEVGAASGLALDGSGHATASMGVVADDLVADGLIDLLHTNFLNEANTLHRNLGGGQFADATLSGGLAAPSLSTTGFGTAAVDADNDGTLDLFVANGHVDDQPWVNSPMPQPPQLFLGRGGGRFTLADADAFPYLSRRVVGRGLASGDLDDDGRADLVVVHRGSPAAVLRNVTEGGHWLGLRLIGTRSPRTPVGARVEVEAGGLRIVRWLTSGTGYLSAHDNRLWLGLGAAEAVDRLEIHWPSGLRQSIAGLAADRRYELREGGEPSPMIPPPTR
- a CDS encoding PP2C family protein-serine/threonine phosphatase; protein product: MLRTQALFDATAGDWHQRLDVVVSMMREMSLQSDPEAIVRTYGEKMASLLHSDRRLSLSRRGLDFPRFRVTRYSGWDDPINPWTQKDRLPILEGGLLAELIYADEPRIVNDLRISPDDPAFPYLDGMRSLMALPNYDQGQGLNLVLALRADPDAFDPETLPERVWMSNLFGRATANLVLRQELERAYATVDRELNRVAEIQRSLLPKILPDIPHLSVAAHYQTSQWAGGDYYDFFELSDGKWGLLIADVSGHGTPAAVMMAITHAVAHGHPGHPDPPSKLLEHVNDRLSRLYTADGAAFVTAFYAIFDPATRTLSYANAGHNPPRLKRCSDGSIGGLDAVGGLPLGVFPGIQYEQATAPLTPGDQLVLYTDGITDATDPDGRYFGLDRLDRSLYTCREDADELIASVLRALDRFTKGHPVEDDRTMLVAKVS